In Triticum aestivum cultivar Chinese Spring chromosome 5B, IWGSC CS RefSeq v2.1, whole genome shotgun sequence, the following proteins share a genomic window:
- the LOC123110474 gene encoding DNA topoisomerase 2 has product MAAAPTNPPLKSISSHNSAAGVRAEKAIEEFYQRKTQLEHMVLRPDTYIGSVEKQTLTLWVYEDGAMVNRPVTYVAGIYQIFDEILVNAADNKQRDPSMDSLQVDIDVEGCCISVYNNGQGIPVVVDQQEGIYLPEVIFGHLLTSSNYHDNEWKTFGSTNGYGAILANIFSREFVIEIADGRRQKKYKQVFSENMGKKSEPEVKMCKQSENWTRVTFKPDLAKFDLTELDHDIVALMRRRVVDMAGILGKSVNVELNGQKVAAKSFSEYVQLYIDSVSKEGVELPRIYQKVNDRWEVCVSLSQGQFQQVSFVNGIAAIRGGTHVDYVANQIASHLMGIVNKINKQASMKLHTVKGYLWVFVNALIENPLFDSQTKETLTIRQSCFGSTCFLSEDFLKRGM; this is encoded by the exons atggccgccgcccccacaAATCCCCCGCTGAAGTCCATCTCCTCCCACAACTCCGCCGCGGGGGTCCGCGCAGAGAAGGCCATCGAGGAGTTCTACCAGAGGAAGACACAGTTGGAGCACATGGTGCTGCGCCCAGACACGTACATCGGCTCGGTCGAGAAGCAGACGCTGACGCTCTGGGTCTACGAGGACGGTGCCATGGTGAACCGTCCTGTCACCTACGTCGCCGGCATCTACCAGATCTTCGACGAGATCCTCGTCAACGCCGCCGACAACAAGCAGCGCGACCCCTCCATGGACTCCCTCCAGGTCGACATCGACGTCGAGGGGTGCTGTATCTCTGTGTACAACAACGGACAGGGCATACCCGTTGTGGTCGACCAGCAGGAGGGCATCTACCTGCCGGAGGTGATATTCGGCCACCTCCTCACTAGCAGCAACTACCATGACAACGAGTGGAAGACCTTCGGCAGCACGAACGGATACGGCGCCATACTCGCCAACATCTTCTCCAGGGAATTCGTCATCGAGATCGCTGATGGGCGCCGGCAGAAGAAGTACAAGCAG GTTTTCTCTGAAAACATGGGGAAGAAGTCAGAGCCCGAGGTTAAAATGTGCAAGCAGTCAGAGAACTGGACCAGAGTTACCTTCAAGCCTGACCTTGCCAAGTTCGACTTGACCGAGCTCGACCATGATATCGTGGCACTCATGAGGAGGAGAGTAGTTGATATGGCAGGCATCCTTGGCAAATCCGTGAATGTTGAGTTGAATGGTCAGAAGGTAGCAGCAAAAAGCTTCTCCGAGTACGTGCAACTGTATATTGACTCTGTTTCCAAGGAAGGAGTCGAGTTACCAAG AATTTACCAGAAGGTAAATGATCGTTGGGAGGTGTGTGTGAGTCTAAGTCAAGGCCAGTTTCAGCAG GTCAGCTTTGTAAATGGAATTGCGGCCATAAGAGGTGGAACTCATGTTGACTACGTCGCAAACCAAATCGCCAGCCATTTGATGGGCATTGTGAACAAGATAAACAAGCAAGCTAGCATGAAGTTGCATACTGTGAAGGGCTACCTATGGGTATTTGTTAATGCGCTCATTGAAAACCCTCTCTTTGATTCACAGACCAAAGAGACCTTGACCATTCGTCAGTCATGCTTCGGGTCCACGTGTTTTCTCTCCGAAGATTTCCTTAAGAGGGGTATGTGA